CTTTTTGCCCATGGTCTTGTTCAATGCCTGAACAGATTTTTAACGACCCAAAACGTTGTTTTCCCTATGATGATGAGTTCTGGAATATCAGCTTTGTCTCACATCCCCCTCTGTTGGCTTATGGTATTCAAAATTGGACTTGGAACTCGAGGAGCTGCTGTGGCAAACTCCATTTCTTATTGGATCAATGCATTGATATTGATACTTTATGTTAAGTTTTCTTCTTCAAGTTCGAAGACTTGGACTGGCTTTTCAGGGCTGGCTTTTCACAACATCCCTTATTTTCTTAAACTTGCAATCCCTTCAACTGTCATGGTTTGGTAATTCTCATTTCTATTGTTTCTCCCTTTTATCATGATCACAAAGATGCAGTTTCTCTAAAAATGTTCCAAAAGATTTTCAACAGCCTGGAATTGTGGTCATTTGAAATGGTGGTTCTTCTGTCTGGACTTCTACCAAATCCAAAACTAGAGACATCAGTGCTTTCTATTAGGTAAGAACCAGATACATCAGTTCTTCAAGAGCAAgcttgttttcttcttttacttaACCACCTCTAGCTTTGCCATCACATTTGTTTACCAGCCTTAATACGGATTTAACCGTTTGGATGATCCCAATGGGTCTGAGTGCTGCTGCTAGGTAAATTTGCGACTGTTTTTcataagaatctccattttctCTATCAACAACTTAAAAGTGATCGTTTTCATGTCTTTTTCCATTTTGCCTGAATTGGGTAACTGAGGATCTTGCATTTCTTTTAAGAATAGAATGCATACATTGGTAACTGAGATTTCAATGTTTCTACTTTATTTTGTAAGCACTCGAGTTTCAAATGAACTAGGAGCTGGTCGTCCTGCAGCAGCAAAGCTAGCGGGGTGTGTAGTTATGACAATAGCTGTTATAGAGGGGCTACTGCTTGCGACTATCTTGATTCTTATAAGAAATGTATGGGGTTATGCTTATAGCAACGAACAAGAAGTGGTCGAATATGTAGCAAACGTAGTTCCCCTAATTGCAGTGTCCAGTTTTCTTGATGGACTCCAATGTGTTCTTTCAGGTTCTTATTTTGTAGTTCTTGTACAATCGCATGTTTTTCTTCTCTACATATCTTTCATTTCATGCGACTCCTGCTAGTCTTGAATCAAAAATTGTAGAGGTGGATTCCAATGATTATCGGAGGCTAAGTTCTAATTCGAAGATTGAAGTCTTTTGCTATAATTAGTTCTCTTTTCAGTGATATTCATGATTACTTGAAGCAACTTGCATGCATTTACGCTAATCTCACAGCTTCCATGTATTATCAGTAATCCAACTGGATAACACATAAAAACTCATGAGATATTTGAAATCATTGATTGGAGACCACTACAGTTTGAATTTATTACCATGTGCCAATAAACATCATAGTTTACACTTTACAGTGTTATCTCTTTTACCAAACCAAGTTATCTACACTTTCTAGTTGGGTACTAAGACATGAATTGGTAAGGCAAGAGACATTCTTGAAAAAGGCTATTTCGCTCCCAACCAGCAATTTCTTTAcagaattttaaatttttttaggtAAGCCTCGATGATCTAACCAGACATGTTCTTCCTAAGCCGTGTCGATCTTTGTTCTTTTGTTTTAGTTAATATTAGACTTGGGATTACATTTATAAAGTTGCAGATAACTTGATGATCTAACCATACACATTCTACTTACCCAAAGTAATGGTATTTTAAAGAATCTGTTTGTATAATGCTTAAATAAAATGCAGGCATTGCTAGAGGATGTGGTTGGCAGAAAATTGGTGCATATGTCAATCTTGGGTCATATTATCTTGTGGGAATCCCATCTGCAGTGTTGCTTGCTTTTGTCTTGCACGTCGGCGGAAAGGTAAAAATGATAATAACAGTTATCTCTATTCTTCGTTCTCACCATTTTACTTCACTTCCTACAACTACTGCTGATCCAGTTTGTAACCCCTTTCTCTTGAAAACATTCCTTAATAGGGGCTGTGGTTAGGCATCATCTGTGCACTTGCTGTCCAAACACTTTCTCTTGCTATAATTACCATTCGCACTAACTGGGACCAAGAAGTACAACTTTAAACTCAAATCTCAACTTTCCTTCATTCTTTAGAAATTTGATGTTTCTGAATATGCATTCGTTTTCAGGCAAAGAAGGCTACAGAACGAGTGTACGATACAGTGATTCCGGTGAATGCCAtctcatgaaactaaagtttttcTTTGGTGTTGGAGCACTTTGATTAATCTCTTCTTGATGTAAAGTTCTTTGCTTTTGAAAATCAACAAATTTGGAAATGATTACTAATGCCTCAGTTTCGCTGATTCCTGCTCTCAAAGTTGATGGAAATCATTATATCTACCCATTGAAAGCACAAGGGAAGTTGCGTAAATTTTTATCTAAACCCAATACTTAATAAGAGAGCAAGTTGTAATAGAACAGAAGTGTGTTGAGCTTGGAGAATTTCCCTCATGGACAAAGATGGTCTGTGATAATTTTCTGAAATATTTTGCTTTCTTCAAGGTTCAAAAGAAACTCTTTGATGGCCAAGAGAAACTTTTCGATGAATCCTCTATATAGTTCTCTTTAGAAAACCAACAAAATGCAGTTACTGCCACTTCAGAAAGCTTACAAAACTCTTAAGTAATAATGCTCTTGTATGATTATCATTCTTAGTTATAACATCAATCTCATCAGTAAGACATCTATTAAAATGCCTACTTTCATCGAGATATTTCAATTAGAAAGGGAAAGTGCTGTAGATAATATTACAATCATACACGTAGACCTATAGAGATATTGTTCGAGATCGTAAAATTTTGGCAATCTTACAAGCAGTAATAAGATAAATTTCATTTTCCTTTCCTATTGAAACATAGCAAGCTTCTCAATGATTTCCGAACCACTGTGGAAGTTCTTTCTCCAAGAGCCTTAAATAACCAAATAGTAATCACCACGCACACACACATACATGATAGAAGAAAAATTAGGGAATCTTTGCACGATgtataacaaattttatttcgttTTGTTACTGTGTACCGAATACTGCTTCGAAGCTGTTAAAGTGTTACACTTCCCAAAACCGAGTTGTAGcatcaaatatttttataagAGATCAAATGAATTAACTTCAATTAGCTATATGTAAAAATTACATAATGAAACACCGGTATAATTTAGTAGTGGCTCAAGGGGATAAGAGGGTAAACGATAAATGATCCGGCAGTCTTTACCTTGGGAAGTAATTCCACAATTTGCCCTAGAAAACAACCAAATAGCAATCACGTGAGGATATTCGGCAAGATTCTTTTTAAATAGGTCTATAACCTTCAAGAGAATAGAGATGCCGCGGGAAAAAAACTACTATTGAGATAGAGGGGAGAAGACATGAAAAGGCAAACACTTAAAACCTAACAAACTAACTCCAGAAAGGAAACCAAAACTAGAGagtaaataaaattataaagcCGAAGCCAAATGAAGTATCTTTGAGCATAAGCCAACGAAGAAGTGAATACCGAAAATTGGACACAAGAAATCTTGAACCGATCTAAATATTACAAGAGATGCATTATTAACAGAGTTACAAAGCCGCTTAAACATACAGGAAATTTAAGTCCATCTCTCCGAGCACTCAATTGAGAAGAACGCTCACCTTTTAAAATACTAACTAGCTGGGAagaggaaaggaaaagaagggtAAAAAAATTGTCAACCGTAAAGGTTACAGGATGAGATCTTTTACAAAAAGAGAGATTAGGTTACATGacaaggaaaaaaagagaatGTTCAAGTTCGAACAAACTTGAAAGATATTGTACCTCATAAATGCAGGATAGCATTCAATTGAAAGGCCGAACTCATATTGCAGTATAATGATACGGAGTCTCCTTATTGCTGGAATTCAAGATCTAATTTCCTTTTAAGATGTGATCGGTCAGCACTGCAAGTGAAGAGGAAAAATAACAAAACCTATTCAGAATTCTAGGTGTCATGAAGATCACGTGCCGacttaaaaaatatttagtttcttattaaaatataaaagcaAATAGCCTGCATCTATCCACTTGGTGGCTTTGATTCATGAACGAATTTATCACCAGTTATTACAGACTTAATATTATACCCAAGGGTTGTGATATCACATCTCCTCCCCCCATCCTAAGTTGGTACTTGGAAGGGTAGATAAAGCTACCCAGAGATCGGTTTTATGCCCATGCGGAAGCGCCTTTCAAAGGGAGCAAACATGCACATCCAAGGACTATTACTACATGTTTTTCCATGAAAACTTAAAGCAAACAATTCATGTGACATGACTACCAATATCAATAATGCAACTTTTTTAAGTATATCAATAATGCAAAATTGAACATTTATCATTGCAGTTAGTTATCAAAGAAACACGCTACATTCTGCAGAATAGGGCAACACAATCAAAAcacaaaaaattggttagactaTCTTTAACATCTCCCTTCAAAAGATTTCATTCAATCAATAAAATTACTATCCCACGATTTTTTGTGTTCTTATAAGCATTTGCTTTGATTATTAGAAATTAGAAGGCCTTTTTGTGATAGATTCTTTTGTCAATATGAATATACTTTTCAGTTTTCGCTGTTTCataatttctttataaaaaaaggGTTACTATCCATGACATATCAAACTTCAATTAATTCAAAGCCAGACTATGACATTACATTCAAGAAGGTCCATAACTCCTATACCATGCGTTCATACCCATTTTCAAGCTAAGGCAGACAATCGGCTTAGCGATTTACACAATAGAATTAGTGGCAGaatgagaaaattttacctGTTAATTGTAGGTCTATTTGGAGGTTTCCCACCAAATACAGAAAAATCTAACGACATAGGCACTGCTTCATTCTTGCTCGTATTTCCAGCAGCTAACTCTCGCACCTCATTAACATGGTCATCAAGCCTATCAGCTCTATATGCATTGCCTTCAAAAGCCTCACGATCTGGCATTACTCTTCTTGACTTTCTTGGAGGTGAAAGTACAGTAGGACCGTCATTTGAATTTAAATCCAAAACTCGAGAGTTCGTGTTTGTAGGTTCGCGCTTTGAAGTAGGCCTTGGAAGCTTACTAGGATCTGTGGGAAGTGGTGCAGATGTGAAGTACCTAAAAAGGAAAACCTGTAAGAAATGTATCCAAAACAATTCTAGGATTCTAAattatattttcatatattaAAAATGAAACCTATGCTCCAATGCTTGTTGAATAGTAATTCTAGATTTTGGATCATAGGCAAACATCTTTGATAGGAGATCCAGCGTGTCATCACTAGCCATAGGAAACAATGATCTTAGAGGAGGTGCAGGGACATATTGGAACTCAACGTAATCAGGTAGGTATAACATATCAGGCCATTGTGAAGGCGTAGGCGTTCCAAACGCTGCAAAAATCTTCCCTAATTGATCAATGTCACTTGAACCCTGTCAATGACAGAAATAATTTTAGAAACAATCAAAAGAAATACCAGAAACCAAATTTGAATGTAATCTATTTTGCATAATGATACAAATCCAAGAGCATGCAATTGGATTAATCTATCACAGAATATAATTGTAATAGACTAATCATTAGGGCTCTCGGAAGAGTGTAGAAATCAAGTACagatttcttcctttttttcttataGGAACCAAAATATTGGCAGAGGTAACTTGAAGTCAAGAAAATACGGGTCAGTTAAACTTACAAGCTATGAAACTTACCTTTATACCACATACTAACAACACCATCTACACAAACCCAGGTTTCTACAGCCCATTCTTCCAAGAACCTAGACACAGATTATATAAACGAAGGCTGCTCAACTATAAGCTTAATAAACTAAGGGAGTAAGGGTTGTTAAATTTGTGAGCTAAATATTCCCTTGTTGGTATTACCAAAATCAGTTCTCATGCTCAAATATACTATGGAAAGTCTATTGCACGGTAGGAAATGCAAGACTATCCACATTGATAGAAACATTCTAATCATGGCATACGAAATGACACATACTCGGTAAAAACCCTACGGCCAAATTCATTACCCAGGATAGATGGAAGCTCAATAACTTATTGTATGCAACTAGTTCTAAGCTTGATTTGTAAGTACACAACCATGTGGATATAGATGGAAGTTGAAAATATACATCAGTTGGTTGTTATTAAGAGAGAGCTCGCATTGGATTCAAAAGTTTGCTTGTAGAAAAAATACGGTTAAAAACTCATATTTTGTATcatacatttcaatttgaatgcCAACATAGAACCACTATGAAAAGAAAGACTAATTAATACATGACACTAGTTCATACTTCATTTATTTACATGGTGAAGCCTGCAAATCACAAGCAGAAAAAGAGGGAAGAAATAATATGACTATCGTAGGCTATACTTCAGCCATCATCATGTAAAGGATCATTTGTATTTTACAAACGTGGACATACCTGAAGAAAAGGTCGACGAAGTAGTAGTTCAGCAAAAATACAAGCTGCTGCCCAAACATCCACTGCAGAACCATATTGCTTAGTACCAAACAATAGCTCAGGTGCTCTGTACCATCGAGCAAACACCTATTTTGAAATATTGCAGCAATATGTGTTACGATTGAGATGAATGGAAATTCAGGAATTGTGATGAAATAATTGCCACTGGTTCTGGGCCTGTACTATTTTATATTGGAAAAATAATTCCATCTATAATACATAATCAGGTCATTTAATATGACCAACTTCAACCCAACAGCTACTGCACATAACAAATTAGAGTCGAGAGATTCCAAAGCAAGAAATTTTTACCTGCATCAATCAAAAATGCAAAAGAGGGAGAAGAAGTATACCTGGTGAGTAAATCTACGATCCGGACTCCCAAATATCCGAGCCAAACCAAAATCTGCAAGTTTCAGTTGACCATTTGATCCTATCAACAAATTATTTGGCTTCATATCCCTGTAAAGTACAAGCGGGCATATTATAGAAAGAAAGTAAAGCGCAGGTATTCAGATGCTAAATAATTTGAACAGCTAAACAGCAAAAACAACAGCATTATAAAATTTTTGGACACCTATGCAAAACCCATTTCTTGTGGCAATATGCAAGGCCTTTCAACGTCATCTGAAGGTATGATTTGATGTCAGCTGGGGAAAGAAATATGTTTCGATCACGTATAACAGCCTCAAGGTCTGTCTCCATAAATTCAAATACAAGATGCAAATTCCCTTTGTGAGGGAATGCATCAATTAACTCAATTATATTTGAATCTTTTAGCTCTTTAAGCAGCTTGATTTCTCGAAGAGCCGTAAAATTTACTCCCTCTTTTTGTTTCCCAAGCCGAATTTTCTTGATTGCAACCGTCTGACCTGTCtagaaagtaaaaaaaagaagttggtAAACCAAGTTGAAATCCCCATTAACATCAAATTTTCAAGTAACTAAAGAACTAACGCCTTAGGTCCAGACATCTATTCAGCTACCGTGAGTCACAATTcaagtaaccaaatctgattttaCATTAGTGTATATCCTAGGGCAATAGACATTCCACCAAATTGAAACACAACCGAAGTACCcaaactcaaaaaaaaaaaaatactccaAATAGCTCCAGAAGCCATCGCCATATTCCCCCTTCCTAGCTGCCGTACCCATCACAGCATAATCCCAAATCAATTACAGCTAATTTCAGCAATAAATTAACGAATTactccctctcttctctattcccATATATTCCCACCAAAGTAATCGACGCGTTATCAACTTTTTCACGCAAAGAAAGCATACCAACCTGAGTATCAATGGCTTTATATACAACACCATAGGTACCCTCTCCAAGAACCTCACGCTTTAAATATCTATCAGCCACTTTCTTTGATGGATCGAGGTCAGCCATTGGTGCATCAAAAATACTACTTCTTGAAAACGTGTAGTGTTAGGTCCGGTATCTTTCTCATGCCAGATACATAGGTTCAGAGAAAAGGATTGTGAAAGGCACCATTGTTGAAGGGAAGTCAGAGGAAATTAGGGTTTGGAGATGGTGAGTGTGCAGTTCAGTTCGTAAGCTTAAAGAAAGCCGTTGAAGATAGAGAGAAAGACGAGAGAGCGTAGAAAAGCAGCCACTTTCGGCCGCTCCAAGGATGTTttcttattctttcttttttttcctcgCCAATGGGCAAATCGATTCCATAGCGTTGCATCCTCGTTTGATTTGAATAAATGTTGGGCCGTTGCACACGCGGCCCAATTCGTTATTATTTGAGAATAAaaaatgctttcttttttatatatttttttctgaccaaattcttttttgtctttagatttcaaaatgttatatatTTAGTCGGGAAGTTTTGTATGAATATCCTTGGTGGAAAGTATTTATAAATGATCATTCGATTTTTGTAAAGTATGTTTAGTAACTTTAGGGTTACGTCATAACACACTATCTCATTTTGTTAACTTATTGCATTATCTTACGATGTTGCTTCTATGTCgtgatttttatttttcgactatattttgtttccttttttttttccacgaTTGGTGTTTTAAGAAAAGTATATGGATAGTTGTCATTTTTCTCCCATTTTGTCAGTTTTTTGTGAAAAGGATAATAAAGATTGCGATAAGAATTATCTCATCATGTTAGGATGATAGGCATGGTCGTTCCTAAGGCgatacatttaaaaaaataaaattagtgaATTATGATGTGAGCAAAAAGTTATAAATCatatttttatctcttttgaGAGAGTCATCTGTACAAAAATCTCTATTCAGTTCTTAACTTttaagtttgattttaatttaattgtctagatttcaaaatatttcaatttgaacttttaagttttatattatataagTATCAAGATTTACACTTTTGAATCTTCAAACTCAAACTAAACTAACTTTAATGACTAACTTGATTCATCATATACTTTGAAAAGCCAAATAACTTGGTTgctaaaaatgtttttaaatacAAAATCTTGTACAGTAATTTAA
The sequence above is drawn from the Cucumis melo cultivar AY chromosome 2, USDA_Cmelo_AY_1.0, whole genome shotgun sequence genome and encodes:
- the LOC103494162 gene encoding protein DETOXIFICATION 16-like isoform X3, producing MMEEEYRNSSLNSPLIHKSEDGVNSKDESQINYENIRRKLIAEEVKKQLWLAGPLISVSLLQYCLQMISIMFVGHLGELPLSGASMAVSFTSVTGFTVLLGMASALDTFCGQSYGAKQYHMLGIHVQRAMFILSLVSIPLAVIWANTGEILKLLGQDAQISAEAGKYAKCLIPCLFAHGLVQCLNRFLTTQNVVFPMMMSSGISALSHIPLCWLMVFKIGLGTRGAAVANSISYWINALILILYVKFSSSSSKTWTGFSGLAFHNIPYFLKLAIPSTVMVCLELWSFEMVVLLSGLLPNPKLETSVLSISLNTDLTVWMIPMGLSAAASTRVSNELGAGRPAAAKLAGCVVMTIAVIEGLLLATILILIRNVWGYAYSNEQEVVEYVANVVPLIAVSSFLDGLQCVLSGIARGCGWQKIGAYVNLGSYYLVGIPSAVLLAFVLHVGGKAKKATERVYDTVIPVNAIS
- the LOC103494162 gene encoding protein DETOXIFICATION 16-like isoform X4, giving the protein MASALDTFCGQSYGAKQYHMLGIHVQRAMFILSLVSIPLAVIWANTGEILKLLGQDAQISAEAGKYAKCLIPCLFAHGLVQCLNRFLTTQNVVFPMMMSSGISALSHIPLCWLMVFKIGLGTRGAAVANSISYWINALILILYVKFSSSSSKTWTGFSGLAFHNIPYFLKLAIPSTVMVCLELWSFEMVVLLSGLLPNPKLETSVLSISLNTDLTVWMIPMGLSAAASTRVSNELGAGRPAAAKLAGCVVMTIAVIEGLLLATILILIRNVWGYAYSNEQEVVEYVANVVPLIAVSSFLDGLQCVLSGIARGCGWQKIGAYVNLGSYYLVGIPSAVLLAFVLHVGGKGLWLGIICALAVQTLSLAIITIRTNWDQEAKKATERVYDTVIPVNAIS
- the LOC103494162 gene encoding protein DETOXIFICATION 16-like isoform X1, translated to MMEEEYRNSSLNSPLIHKSEDGVNSKDESQINYENIRRKLIAEEVKKQLWLAGPLISVSLLQYCLQMISIMFVGHLGELPLSGASMAVSFTSVTGFTVLLGMASALDTFCGQSYGAKQYHMLGIHVQRAMFILSLVSIPLAVIWANTGEILKLLGQDAQISAEAGKYAKCLIPCLFAHGLVQCLNRFLTTQNVVFPMMMSSGISALSHIPLCWLMVFKIGLGTRGAAVANSISYWINALILILYVKFSSSSSKTWTGFSGLAFHNIPYFLKLAIPSTVMVCLELWSFEMVVLLSGLLPNPKLETSVLSISLNTDLTVWMIPMGLSAAASTRVSNELGAGRPAAAKLAGCVVMTIAVIEGLLLATILILIRNVWGYAYSNEQEVVEYVANVVPLIAVSSFLDGLQCVLSGIARGCGWQKIGAYVNLGSYYLVGIPSAVLLAFVLHVGGKGLWLGIICALAVQTLSLAIITIRTNWDQEAKKATERVYDTVIPVNAIS
- the LOC103494162 gene encoding protein DETOXIFICATION 16-like isoform X2, whose protein sequence is MMEEEYRNSSLNSPLIHKSEDGVNSKDESQINYENIRRKLIAEEVKKQLWLAGPLISVSLLQYCLQMISIMFVGHLGELPLSGASMAVSFTSVTGFTVLLGMASALDTFCGQSYGAKQYHMLGIHVQRAMFILSLVSIPLAVIWANTGEILKLLGQDAQISAEAGKYAKCLIPCLFAHGLVQCLNRFLTTQNVVFPMMMSSGISALSHIPLCWLMVFKIGLGTRGAAVANSISYWINALILILYVKFSSSSSKTWTGFSGLAFHNIPYFLKLAIPSTVMVCLELWSFEMVVLLSGLLPNPKLETSVLSISTRVSNELGAGRPAAAKLAGCVVMTIAVIEGLLLATILILIRNVWGYAYSNEQEVVEYVANVVPLIAVSSFLDGLQCVLSGIARGCGWQKIGAYVNLGSYYLVGIPSAVLLAFVLHVGGKGLWLGIICALAVQTLSLAIITIRTNWDQEAKKATERVYDTVIPVNAIS
- the LOC103494161 gene encoding cyclin-dependent kinase D-3 → MADLDPSKKVADRYLKREVLGEGTYGVVYKAIDTQTGQTVAIKKIRLGKQKEGVNFTALREIKLLKELKDSNIIELIDAFPHKGNLHLVFEFMETDLEAVIRDRNIFLSPADIKSYLQMTLKGLAYCHKKWVLHRDMKPNNLLIGSNGQLKLADFGLARIFGSPDRRFTHQVFARWYRAPELLFGTKQYGSAVDVWAAACIFAELLLRRPFLQGSSDIDQLGKIFAAFGTPTPSQWPDMLYLPDYVEFQYVPAPPLRSLFPMASDDTLDLLSKMFAYDPKSRITIQQALEHRYFTSAPLPTDPSKLPRPTSKREPTNTNSRVLDLNSNDGPTVLSPPRKSRRVMPDREAFEGNAYRADRLDDHVNEVRELAAGNTSKNEAVPMSLDFSVFGGKPPNRPTINSADRSHLKRKLDLEFQQ